The following is a genomic window from Elaeis guineensis isolate ETL-2024a chromosome 10, EG11, whole genome shotgun sequence.
TGCCAATTCCTATTTTTTGGACTGAGGAAACCTTCTTTCTGATCTTTATTTTGCATGCCAGTTATTCTAGTGTTATAGCATTGATAAATCTGGATGCAGGTAGGCATGGCAGCCTAAAATATTTTGTTGGAACCACCAAAATTTAACCCGCAATGCCCGACACAAAAAAGGCTTTGCAATTACAGATAATCCAAATTACAATTTAAATGCCACATATACCACGTACCATAAGCATATGCCACTGATGGATTATGCTCGCTCCTCACGATTGTATCCCCATCGGCATACCACGCGATCTCCTCCCCATGCCGAATCTCCCGTGGACTGCATTTGGTATCAGACACCACATGTTAAGAAGGCGCGCATTTCCAAATTTCCACAAAGAAAGGAGACAGCAGGACCGCACGGAAGCCGAACCTGAGCGGCCGGAACCGGACCGTGACAGTGACATTCTCCTTGGATCCCCCCGCATCGAATCCCAGGCCATCCTCGTACAAGTACTGAGGCTTGCTCAGCGCCGACGACGACACCGGCGAGCTCAGCCCATCCAATGACGCCTCCGGCACCTGCCGCGAAGACGACGTCGTGGAAGAGGACGGCGAATTCGTGGCCTTTGAGACCGCCGGAGCCGCTTTCCTCTGCCTCGAAGCCGACCTCGACGCCATGGCGAGCTCCGATCGATCCTCTAGCCCCAAACCACAGGAAAAACCTCCCCTATTTGATCGAAGACCGTGAGACGACCGATTTCTCCGTCATTGGAGGTCGAATCGGAGCAGATCGGAGCGGCATTGCACGGAATCCGTAGAGAATATGATCGATAAGGCTAGAAGAGTGAGGTTTTTGGACAGGAGGAGAGGAGATTTCTAGGGTTTTTCTCTCTGCTCCGCTTATCTTTTTCTTGCCTTGGAAGCGATGCAGTCGATCGATTTTTGAAAGCTCGCCTTTTcgtttatttttcttttcctttttcctccTGCCTTTCCCCCTTCCCACTTATTTATTCCGCTGGCGCCCGGACGAGAAAAGCGACGGCCGTTTCCACACTCCAATCCCTTCGATCATATCCTCCCATAAAACTTAGTTACGGTTGACAAGATCTACCATCGATGATTATCTTGGACGGCAGATCTACGTAGTCGCTTAGAAAAATATACACGGACATTCGAAAGAAAGTCCAGCTCTATCGAGGTGGGACACACCGTCACATGCCACCCGTGCCGTTGTAACGAGGGTGGATTGTACGTTGAAGGGAATCCAATCATTCGAGGACACGTGGCGTCGAGTTTTGGATCCCAACTTCACGGCTCCGGGCCCTGCAGGTCGTCGCCTTCGTGCTGCCCTCAGAACATATCCAGGACCACCCATTGTTCTCCTTAACCTACTCCAGCTAATAAAGACAAACGTGACGTACAGTTCGTTGGAATGTATACAGTATTGCTAGGGGTCCTAAGGATGGGAAAGCGGCCCGCAGGAGCAGGGGAAACGATTGCCGAAGGGCACTGGCCATCTTAGTGGGAGGAATCGGGGATGCGTCCTTTTCCTGCAGCACCGTGTGCGGTGCCTTCGTTTCATGACCCGTCTTTTGTTGTCGTACGTGTTTTGCTTAGGAGTGCCGGCGGTACACTTTATACCGGAAGCTAGGATGCGATCACGGGGTGGGGCTGAAACGATGATCAATCAGGGCCGTTCCTTCATGATTTCACAAAAAAGACGGTTTGGTTAAGTTGATGTATCATGATGTTTACACTTGTTGAAGCAATCTTGGGGTTGGTGGGTGGTCCATTTGGAGGAAAGGCGTTACTGTGATTAGAATGGCTTGAAATGGAGCGTTAACATCAGTAATGGATTTACCGTCGGTTGTGGATTTGGTGCATGGAATGTGTTGATGTGTGATTAAGAAGAGGACATGATCCTCCTACGTATGGTGGTATGTATAATGTTTGCAACTTGCAAGCAAAACAGGAGCATGTCAACcttcaatccaaaaatattaatgtGACTACTCGAGCAACGcatttgatgagagagagagagatacagaTGCCATATGTAGGAGATAAATCACATGTCAAATAACGAGAAAGCATGAAACATCTAAACTAATAGATGTTGTTAGGAGTGGGTAAGAATAAGATATTGAAACCAACTTGATCTAGTTTTAATCTCATCGATTTGTTTAACATCTAAACTAATAGAATCGATTATTGATTGTACTAAAGTGGATCTAGTATTTGCATGAAGGATATGATTAAAGGTCCATATCAGATGAAGTTGGCGTAACATAGAAGCCACCTAATATGCAACCATCACTTTGATTAtcacctaattaatttttgatggtACCTTTGAGTCTAAGCAAACTAGTTGAAAACGGAACTAAGTCCAGCCTGCAAGGTAGGGTCAATCGATCCCAAATTAGACCCTTGACATTTCCAATATGTGGTCATGGTTTAGTTAGCCACGTACTTGTCACCACAATTTATTAAGGGAAATTTAGGAACCATCATAATGAATGGACCACTGGTGGTGCAGCTTGTATTGATTCAAACAGTAGACAAAAACTTGGCTCCAACAACTTTTCATGACTTGTGGAGCTGGATGGTCCTTGGAATCTGTTTTACAAAATATCAAAAGGTAATATGCCACAGTTGATCTATAGAAATTTCAGTCACGTGAACAAAAAAACTTGTGAAGTTATTTGTAAGATTGAGTCTTCTAAAGTTGTTTTTTTACTGCCAGCATAGTTGTAGGGTATAGACGTGGATAGTTGTCCACAGCTTTTCTCTCTCTGTCCATAGGAGACCTTTCAAGCATCGGATAAGTTAGTGTTTGAATTAAATATATTAACTAGCACTCAACTCCTACATTATAGAAATTtagttaataataataataatattttatattaaaaattattttcaccaATTAATCCATGATGAAATCAAAAAGGTCTCTAGAAGTTCTTATTCCAAAGATAGCCTTCCAAATCAGTAAAAATTACTGTATATGATAAATATCCAtatatcattttattattattatatagatatagataaatttaaaatatttttttatttttatcatactatttatatttttaaatcttatttaaataatataaaaataaaaaaataaaacttgatatatGGTGCTATGGGAGATTATCTTATAATATTACGTATTAACACGAAATACTACCCTTAACACCTATATAtcgctttattattattatatagattatataaatagatttaattttttttatttttttatcatattattttatttttattttttatttaaaaaatataaaaatttaaaaaaataaaatttgatacatGACATTGCAGAAGATTGTTCTATGATCTTTCGTATCAACATAAAATATCACCTCTAATATctctatattattttattattattatgaagatagtacaaaaaaaatttatatctttttagATGTTTGAGATAAATTAGTTATTACAACAATATCCATTTCTcttgaaaagttgcaaggaggtAAACCAAAGTAAACATGGGCTGACTCATCGCTGCGTACTGTTTTTGCTTTTCACACAAAAGATTATTCTATATCAGCCACTAGTGCAACCAAAGGATTCCCCTGTCCTACTGATTGGTTATTAGTTGTGTCCATGCCTTCCATTGGAATCTAGGTGCGATGGCCATGAATGctagaaaataattaaaaaactctCAAAAAGGGTACCATGTCACTTTCTTTTTGAGTATGCATCCCATTTGCAACTAATTCATATACAGCTCCTGTTTTAAATTTGCTCAGTCATAATCTAAGTTGGTGAAATCCTACTTAATAATAATGATTATGTAAATCTAATCATTAAAAACAAtctcttcttgttttttttttgccATATATATGCTTCCCAGTGACCCACACCACCTTCATGCACAGCATGACCAGGCCGCAGTGATTTGATCCAATCTTGCACCTGTAGTGTAGTGGGAGATGGTATAAATACAAGTCAACTTGCAATAATAGATCTATATGGGATTCAATAAAAGATTAGTAAAGAGTCCTAAATGCTTTATTTTGAACTTTTCTAGTTAGATCCGGTCTTTTGCCAAATGGCAAACACTGAATGAAAAGCTCATTAAAGTCATgaaaagatctaaaaatttacttaaaagtattaaataattaaaatttatctagCAAATATAATGCATGGGGAGGGATGGggtgatacaaaatttttaatatcaaattaGTTCATAATTAATTAAGCCAAAAGTTGATATAATGATGTGACATGTCAAATTTTACCGTGTAAATCTGAACAAGAACAGCTTAGAACAACAATGGGAATGGCATGTTCATCACTGGAGGAGGTTCTAGTTTCAAATCAGATGGGTTGCATCCCTATCATATTTCTTCCAAAGGAAGACAAAAAACTGTCCCACAAGCACTAcagatattgcatataaaattgtTCAATTTGACACCCCGTACCTCTCTAACATTTAatatatatactaattaaaaattcacATTATCAGGTGGAGTAATGAGATCTATTATCTACCAACCATTTTTCTCCTttccctgttttctttttttattccTGGAGCCTGGAGGAAGacagccaaaaaaaaagaaaagaaaagaaaggatggGTATCATTAGAACTCATGCTGCTTCATTGCTCAATTCTTGATGAACACGTTAATGGATTCAAACTCTAGAGGCATGATGTTTTAGTCCATGTCCTTGAAATAGACTTAAGTAGTATAGTATGAGAACTTAGGTTTTGTGCCTAAAATGAAACAATTGCTAATTGCTAAAATCTAGCTACATTTTTTTAACCCTGGTTTGTTGCCTGATGCGAGTGA
Proteins encoded in this region:
- the LOC140851939 gene encoding kinesin-like protein KIN-7K, chloroplastic, yielding MASRSASRQRKAAPAVSKATNSPSSSTTSSSRQVPEASLDGLSSPVSSSALSKPQYLYEDGLGFDAGGSKENVTVTVRFRPLSPREIRHGEEIAWYADGDTIVRSEHNPSVAYAYDRVFGPTTTTRHVYDVAAQHVVSGAMEGINE